One Ornithinicoccus hortensis genomic window, CTCGACCACGACGTTGCGTCCGACGATGCCCAGGTCGCAGACGCCGTCGGCGATCAGGCCGGGGATGTCGTCGTCGCGGACCAGGAGCAGGTCGACCGGCAGGGACTCGCCGTAGCAGAAGAGCTTGTCGCGGCTCTCCCGCCAGGTGAGACCGCAGCTGGCGAGCAGGTCGCGGGCGGGGTCGGCCAGGCGGCCGGACTTCTGGATGGCGACCCGGAGGCGGTCGCGGGTGATGGCAGGCGGGGTCATGAGACCTTCCGTGGGGCTGGTGGGCCCGGTCCTCGACGACCGGGCGGCGGTGGCTGGCGTGCCGGAGCCGTGGTGGCTCGGCGGTCTGGGGTCGACGCTGGTCAGCCGGTGGCCGGCTGGGCGCCGCCGGTATGCCGGGACAACGCCGCGCGGTAGCCGCCGGCCCCGTGCTCCCAGCAGCGGGCCACCCGACCGATGGTGGTCACGCTCACCCCGGTCTCCTCGTGGATCTGCCGGTAGGGGGTCCCGTGCGCCAGCAGCGGCACGACGGCCCAGCGGTCGGCCAGGGCCTCCAGCTCGGCGGGGGTGCACAGGTCGTCCAGGAAGGCCGACATCTCGGCCGGGTCGCTGATGGCGCTCAGCGCCTCGGCGAGGAACTCGCGGGTCCGGGCGGCCCACTCGGCCTCACCCAGGTGTTCCCGTCGCTTCATCTGCGTGGCTCTCCCGTGTCATGACGTAACAGTGCGCTATCACGCTAACACACGATGGGGCGTGGTCAGACACGTGGCGGGCAGGCCAGCTCAGGTGAGCTCGAGCGGCTGGGCCAGCTCGACCCGCAGCGCCCGGACCACCTCGTCCTGCGGGACCGAGAACTGGTCGGCCCGGCGCAGGTCCTTGACGGTCACGGTCCCGGCCTCGACCTCCTGGGGGCCCAGGATCGCTACGAAGCGGATGCCGGCGCGGTCGGCATACTTCAGCTGTTTGCCGAGCTTGCCGCCGTCCAGCACCGACTCGGTGTTGATCCCGCCCTGGCGCAGCTCGGTGGCCAGGGCGAGGGTCTGCGGGAGCAGGTCCGGGTCCATCTGCGGGACCAGCACCTGCACGGTCGACTCGGCGGCGTGCACCAGGCCGGCCTCGCGCAGCTGCCAGAACAACCGGCTCAGGCCGATCGAGATGCCGACCCCGGGGAGCCGGGACTTGGTGTACTGCCCGGCCAGGTCGTCATACCGCCCCCCGGAGCAGATCGACCCGATCTCGGGGTGCTCGTCCAGGGTGGTCTCGTAGACGGTGCCGGTGTAGTAGTCCAGCCCGCGGGCGATCGAGAAGTTCAGCCGGTAGTCCCCCTCCGGCACCCCGAGGGCGCGGACCAGGTCCAGCACGACCTTGAGCTCGGCGGCACCCTCGGCCAGCGCGGCGGAGCCCGCCGAGCGGGCGACCACGTCGTCCAGCCGGGCCAGCGCGTCCTCGTGCGAGGTGGACCGGACGGCCACGAAGTCCAGGACCTGCTCGACGGCGTCGGCCGACAGCCCGAACCCCTCACCGGTGAGGGTCGTGCGCAGGTAGTCCGGCCCGCGCTTGTCCAGCTTGTCCACCTCGCGCAGCACCCGGGCCTGCAGGTCGCCGTCGGCGATGCCCAGGTCCTCGAAGAAGCCGCGCATCAGCTTGCGGTTGTTCAGCTGGATGGTGAACGGGCCGATCGCCAGGTCGGTGAAGACCTGGTGGATTACGGCGGGGAACTCCGCGTCGTGCCGGGGGCTGAGCTCGTCCTTGCCGATGATGTCGATGTCGCACTGGTAGAACTCGCGGTAGCGGCCCCGCTGGGCGCGCTCGCCCCGGTAGACCCGCTGCATCTGGTAGCGGCGGAACGGGAAGGTCAGCTGGTGCTCGTGCTCGGCCACGTAGCGGGCCAGCGGCACGGTCAGGTCGAAGCGCAGCGCCATCTCCGGCAGGCCGGTGGTCTCCCCCGCGGCCGACTTCTCCAGCGCGCCGGTGGACTGCACGAAGTAGACCTGGCGCTCGGTCTCCCCGCCGGTCTTGGTCAGCAGGACCTCGGAGAGTTCGTATGCGGGGGTCTCGATCGGCAGGAACCCGAACCGTTCGTAGGCCGAGCGGATCACGTCCAGCATCCGCTGGAAGGCGATCTGCTCGGCGGGCAGCAGTTCGAGGACCCCGGAGGGTGTGCGCGGCGTGATCACGTCGGCGAGTCTAACGAGCGCGAAAGGTGCCGCCGAGCGCCGGGGCGCGGGACCAGAACAACGCCGGAAGTTACCTCATCCCGATCGTGTCCAAACCGCAATCCGCCCGTGACCCGACCCCCGAGTCCGGCTGCCTACACTGGCGGCCGACCACCGTCCCCCAGGTCAGCGATGGCTGCCGGAAGGAGATCCATGACCCTGCGGCCACGTCGCGTGATGCGGGTCGTCGCGGTCGCCGCGATCGCCCTCCTGGCCGGGTGCGCCTCCGTGGACGCCGAGGGTGGGGACGAGACCTCCGACGGTCAGGTCTCGGCCCCCGTGGTGAACACCGGCGAGTGCGTCGACCCGCCCGCTCTCCCCTCGACGGTGCCGACCTTCGGCACCCAGCAGGCCCCCTCGGCGACGGAGGGGACGGTGCACGGGGCGGTGCTGCATACCTCCTGCGGGGACATCGAGCTCGAGCTCTTCGGGGACAAGGCCCCCGTGACGGTCGCCTCCTTCGACTTCTTGGCCGGTGAGGGCTACTGGGACGCCAGCCCGTGCCACCGGTTGACCACCGCGGGCATCTTCGTGCTGCAGTGCGGGGATCCGACGGGCACCGGGCGGGGCGGACCGGGCTACACCTTCGGGCTGGAGAACGCCCCGGAGGACGGCCGTTACCCGCGCGGGACCGTGGCGATGGCCAGGAGCAACGACCCGAACAGCAACGGGGGGCAGTTCTTCATCGTCTTCGACGACACGGAACTGCCCGTGGCCGGGGGTGGCTACACCATCTTCGGTAGGGTCACCAGTGGAATGGACGTCATCGACCACATCGCCGAGCAGGGCGTGGACGGTGGAGGAGCCGATGGGTTGCCCGTGCAGCCGATCAGCATCCTCTCGGTCGAGATCACCGAGGAGAAGGCACCGGATTCGTGAGTGAACAGCCCAAACCGCAGCCCAGGCCCCAGGCCCCGTCACCGGCGGCACTGGCCGGACGCAAGGCCGCGGTGCACCCTGTCGCACCCCCGGCCCCGGCGGCCGAACCGGTAAGCAACTCGGCCGAGTTCGGCCGCGTCGCCGAGGACGGCACCGTGTACGTGCGCACCGATGACGGGGAACGTGCGGTCGGCTCCTACCCCGGGCAGCCGCCCGAGGAGGCCCTGGCCTACTTCGCGCGCAAGTACGACGAGCTCGCGGCCAACGCCGTGCTGCTGGAGCAGCGGGTCACCCAGACCGACCTGTCGGCGCACGACGCCCGGGAGTCCCTGGCCAAGCTGCGCGAGCAGATCGGCGAGGCCAACGTGGTCGGCGACCTGCCGGCGCTGGCCGCGCTGGTCGGCCGGATCGAGACCGCGGTGAGCGCCAAGCAGGCCGTCGAGACGCAGGCCCGGGCCGCCGCACGGGCCGAGGCCGGGGCGGCGCGCGAGGCCCTGGTGGTCGAGGCGGAGAAGCTGGCGGCCCAGGACCCGGCCAAGGTGCAGTGGAAGGCCGCCAGCACCCGGATGCGGGCGATGCTGGATGAGTGGAAGGGCATGCAGCGCTCCGGACCCCGCCTGGAGAAGGACGTGGAGAACGCCCTCTGGCAGCGGTTCAGCGGGGCGCGCAGCAGCTTCGACCGGACCCGGAAGACGTGGTTCAGCCAGCTCGACGAGGAGCATGCCGAGGCCAAGCGGGTCAAGCAGCGGCTGGTCGAGGAGGCCGAGAAGCTGGCCACCAGCAAGGACTGGGGACCGACCGCGGGGGCCTTCAAGCGGCTCATGCAGGACTGGCGGCGCGCCGGCCGCGCCCAGCGGGGCGACGACGACGCGCTCTGGGAACGTTTCAAGACCGCCCAAGACTCCTTCTTCGCCGCCAAAGACGAGGTGGTGGCCGAGGAGAACAAGGCGTTCACCGCCAACCTGGAGGTCAAGGAGGCGCTGCTGGTCGAGGCCGAGGCCCTGCTGCCGGTCGACGCGGGCAACCTGGACGCGGCGAAGAACGCGCTGCGGGGCATCCAGGACCGGTGGGACGCGGCGGGCAAGGTGCCCCGCGAGGCGATGTCCCGCGTGGAGGGCCGGCTGCGCAAGGTCGAGCAGGCGGTGCGCGACGTCGAGGACCAGAAGTGGCAGTCCTCCAAC contains:
- a CDS encoding YerC/YecD family TrpR-related protein; this translates as MKRREHLGEAEWAARTREFLAEALSAISDPAEMSAFLDDLCTPAELEALADRWAVVPLLAHGTPYRQIHEETGVSVTTIGRVARCWEHGAGGYRAALSRHTGGAQPATG
- the hisS gene encoding histidine--tRNA ligase produces the protein MITPRTPSGVLELLPAEQIAFQRMLDVIRSAYERFGFLPIETPAYELSEVLLTKTGGETERQVYFVQSTGALEKSAAGETTGLPEMALRFDLTVPLARYVAEHEHQLTFPFRRYQMQRVYRGERAQRGRYREFYQCDIDIIGKDELSPRHDAEFPAVIHQVFTDLAIGPFTIQLNNRKLMRGFFEDLGIADGDLQARVLREVDKLDKRGPDYLRTTLTGEGFGLSADAVEQVLDFVAVRSTSHEDALARLDDVVARSAGSAALAEGAAELKVVLDLVRALGVPEGDYRLNFSIARGLDYYTGTVYETTLDEHPEIGSICSGGRYDDLAGQYTKSRLPGVGISIGLSRLFWQLREAGLVHAAESTVQVLVPQMDPDLLPQTLALATELRQGGINTESVLDGGKLGKQLKYADRAGIRFVAILGPQEVEAGTVTVKDLRRADQFSVPQDEVVRALRVELAQPLELT
- a CDS encoding peptidylprolyl isomerase; protein product: MTLRPRRVMRVVAVAAIALLAGCASVDAEGGDETSDGQVSAPVVNTGECVDPPALPSTVPTFGTQQAPSATEGTVHGAVLHTSCGDIELELFGDKAPVTVASFDFLAGEGYWDASPCHRLTTAGIFVLQCGDPTGTGRGGPGYTFGLENAPEDGRYPRGTVAMARSNDPNSNGGQFFIVFDDTELPVAGGGYTIFGRVTSGMDVIDHIAEQGVDGGGADGLPVQPISILSVEITEEKAPDS
- a CDS encoding DUF349 domain-containing protein — protein: MSEQPKPQPRPQAPSPAALAGRKAAVHPVAPPAPAAEPVSNSAEFGRVAEDGTVYVRTDDGERAVGSYPGQPPEEALAYFARKYDELAANAVLLEQRVTQTDLSAHDARESLAKLREQIGEANVVGDLPALAALVGRIETAVSAKQAVETQARAAARAEAGAAREALVVEAEKLAAQDPAKVQWKAASTRMRAMLDEWKGMQRSGPRLEKDVENALWQRFSGARSSFDRTRKTWFSQLDEEHAEAKRVKQRLVEEAEKLATSKDWGPTAGAFKRLMQDWRRAGRAQRGDDDALWERFKTAQDSFFAAKDEVVAEENKAFTANLEVKEALLVEAEALLPVDAGNLDAAKNALRGIQDRWDAAGKVPREAMSRVEGRLRKVEQAVRDVEDQKWQSSNPEVSARAQSMVDQLERAVQGLEQDLESARATGDERKIAEAEQALEARRTWLESARGGLAEFGG